Genomic window (Arachis hypogaea cultivar Tifrunner chromosome 13, arahy.Tifrunner.gnm2.J5K5, whole genome shotgun sequence):
catttttattttgtttaagcacaaaaaaataatattattttattcggTATCTAACTAGCATGACAAGTCAGAAACAACTTAACATTTCACTCATTAACTCAATACCGAAAAGAATCTAAGGACTAGTATGATTTTTAGAACTGAATCTTGAGAACTAATACCGTAAATTTTGAATCATAAGAATTAAAATGATAAAAGTCGTAACTTTTATAAGAATTTAGCCATGAAGATAAGAACATGTgacatgataataataataataataataataataataataataataataataataataataatgaatttgAATGTATTAATTTGTGGATAAATTAAGTAGTAGTATTACTGATAAAGTCAGCAATAGTGAGGCCATTAGTGTATCTTCCAGTTGGGCCATCAGGGAAATCAATGCCATAAGGGAAGTAATTAGCTTTGCAATCGGTGGATAACTTGTTGTTGTTTCCACTGTCACTTAGAGAGTCCCCAAATATGAAGAGACAAGGCACCTGGGGCTCCCCAACAACAATTGTTACACCACTCATCAACAAAAATACCAACCATAATTTACTCTCACAACCCATGTTTTCTGATTTGTGTGAAAAAATTTTTACTATTTGAGCAACACAAAATATATACAGAGAGAAAAAGAggcaagagagaaaaagaagcaTCACGAGGTATGACCTAGTTTTTTGGAAATGTTGATACATTTTTGTGGTGTATTTGATTTGGGACATTTCATGGACACACTAGTATACTCTAGTGCATGTAATTAACCACCTACACATTGAAACAAAGGTTAACTAACTCTGTGGCAGTTATTATCGGTAATCCAATAAAACCAAACACAAGTCAACCGTAACAACCTCCTATAACTAGGCCTACCATTACTCATAACTATATTTACATCTAAAATAAGAATTAGGAATTACCCAACTTCATTCTTATATATTCAATCAACTTCAATTCTGTtgaccaagaaaaagaaaaagaaaaaagtataggcTTGGTCTTAGGTGTAGCTATCTTATTGGGCCACCTATTGCCATGTTGATAATGCTTATTGGAAACATCTTTTTTACCCATTATAATTGTGTGTCAATTCCACAAGAGACATCAATAATTGGAGTAAATTTTATAATGGgcatcaataatcaataatccAAAAACTTAGTAATAGTATTCACTATGCAATATGCAATCTTCCAAAACCTTATGAGAAGTTACAGCATATTAGTACTATATATGTACTAACAAACTAGAAGGAAATTTCCATATTCTTATGCCttgcaaagaaagaaagaaataacatATTTCTAGAACATTAATTGTGGCACATACatttatatatatgcatttatagcTTGAGATCAGATCAGATCAGATCAGAGCTAAGCCCTTGATATCAGTAGGGTAAGCATCAGATGGAGATTGAGCACTATAAGCTCTTTGAGCAACAACGGCATTCCCAGCCTCAGTTGGATGAAATGCATCCCAAAACAGATGCTCCCTTCTGTTCTCACATGGTGTTTGCATTGGCAAACATGTTATTTGACCATTGTTCCTTCCCACACCACAACATCCAGCATTTGTAACACTGAACCCTGGATCATTCAAACAAATTCATTCATATACCATGAACCATATAATATATAGCATGTTAATTTGGAATAAGAATTTACCATAGGCTGAAGGGTTGCTTATAATATCTTGGAAGATACCATAGGAGTTTATGTAGATGAATCTTGCATCAGGGAGTTGGGTGTTGAGTTGATCAACAAGAGATTTCAATTTGTTGTTGAATATTTGGTTTGCATCATTGATTCTTTCAATACATGTAACACcatctgggctgttttgggccaACTCATTTGGGCTGCACCCTATTTGACCAACCCCAAACAGCACCATTTTCCTTGCTCCATAGTTATACAGACTCTGAATAAATGAATTAAATCATCATATTAATTATTGTGGTTAATTATGTTTATACTTTAATGAAAAATGATATAAAGAGAGACTAACTTGAAGTTGTTTGGTATAATCTTGAAGAAGAACATCAGCATACTCTTCTGTAGAGTACTGCCTGCTGCTAGAATAGAACTGAGGCATGAAATAGTTGTTAAGGTAATCATTGCTCCCCAACCCAATTGAGTATATGCACTTGCTCAAGTAATTTGCAGCTGAGTCCTCATTTCCTAGTATATTTACCACCTGGGACACAGTGTTTTGGTAATTCTGCACCTGTCCACTAAAACTAAT
Coding sequences:
- the LOC112792761 gene encoding GDSL esterase/lipase At5g45670, with translation MAALDLLLLLVVLLGLWSNNGVRGAPQVPCYFIFGDSLVDNGNNNQLQSLARADYLPYGIDFPTGPSGRFSNGKTTVDVIAELLGFDDYIPPFATASGDDILKGVNYASAAAGIREETGQQLGGRISFSGQVQNYQNTVSQVVNILGNEDSAANYLSKCIYSIGLGSNDYLNNYFMPQFYSSSRQYSTEEYADVLLQDYTKQLQSLYNYGARKMVLFGVGQIGCSPNELAQNSPDGVTCIERINDANQIFNNKLKSLVDQLNTQLPDARFIYINSYGIFQDIISNPSAYGFSVTNAGCCGVGRNNGQITCLPMQTPCENRREHLFWDAFHPTEAGNAVVAQRAYSAQSPSDAYPTDIKGLALI